Proteins encoded within one genomic window of Lynx canadensis isolate LIC74 chromosome B4, mLynCan4.pri.v2, whole genome shotgun sequence:
- the KERA gene encoding keratocan, whose product MATTICFVIWVLFITDTVRTRSVRQVYDVGDPEDWAMHDFDCPRECFCPPSFPTALYCENRGLKEIPPIPSRIWYLYLENNLIETIPEKPFENATQLRWINLNKNKITNYGIEKGALSQLKKLLFLFLEDNELEEVPSPLPRSLEQLQLARNKVSRIPQGTFSNLENLTLLDLQHNKLLDNAFQRDTFKGLKNLMQLNMAKNALRNMPPRLPANTMQLFLDNNSIEGIPENYFNVIPKVAFLRLNHNKLSDAGLPSSGFDVSSILDLQLSHNQLTKVPRISAHLQHLHLDHNKIKNVNVSVICPTILPGEQDSFGYGPHLRYLRLDGNEIKPPIPMDLMTCFRLLQAVII is encoded by the exons ATGGCAACCACAATCTGTTTCGTCATCTGGGTATTATTCATAACAGATACTGTGCGGACTCGAAGTGTGAGACAGGTCTATGACGTAGGTGATCCAGAGGATTGGGCTATGCATGACTTTGACTGTCCCAGGGAATGTTTCTGTCCCCCTAGTTTCCCTACTGCTTTATACTGTGAAAATAGAGGTCTCAAAGAAATCCCTCCTATTCCTTCAAGGATCTGGTATCTTTATCTTGAGAACAACCTGATAGAAACCATTCCTGAGAAGCCATTCGAGAATGCCACCCAGCTGAGATGGATAAATctaaacaagaacaaaataacCAACTATGGGATTGAAAAAGGAGCCCTGAGCCAACTAAAGAAGctgcttttcttatttctggaaGATAATGAGCTAGAGGAGGTACCTTCCCCATTGCCAAGAAGTTTAGAACAATTACAGTTGGCTAGAAACAAGGTGTCCAGAATCCCTCAAGGGACCTTCAGCAATCTGGAGAACCTGACCCTTCTTGACTTGCAGCACAATAAACTACTAGACAATGCCTTTCAAAGAGACACCTTCAAGGGACTCAAGAACCTAATGCAGCTAAACATGGCCAAGAATGCTCTAAGGAATATGCCACCGAGATTACCAGCCAATACAATGCAACTGTTTTTGGACAACAATTCTATTGAAGGAAtaccagaaaattattttaatgtgattCCTAAAGTGGCCTTCCTACGACTAAACCACAACAAATTGTCAGACGCAGGTCTCCCTTCTAGTGGTTTTGATGTATCCTCAATACTAGACCTTCAGCTATCTCACAATCAACTCACCAAGGTCCCTCGAATCAGTGCTCACCTGCAGCACCTTCACCTTGAccataacaaaattaaaa ATGTGAACGTCTCTGTAATATGTCCTACCATACTGCCTGGAGAACAAGATTCCTTCGGTTATGGACCTCACCTTCGCTACCTCCGTCTTGATGGAAATGAAATCAAACCACCAATCCCAATGGATTTAATGACCTGCTTCAGGCTCCTTCAGGCTGTCATTATTTAA